A stretch of the Massilia sp. W12 genome encodes the following:
- a CDS encoding ATP-binding protein, giving the protein MDLYASKQRVQELHTMLANNGEGTPVSPRDFALWQELAWALRERDPQRALQIQKRLHVPDLLQQVSTALQVRHWLTQSCLHCLDAQVPAALSALQQARELLAHAPDLLLAGDLAFCHASILQELSRAEQRDQAFADAAAAWQEAGDGLRAAVARAKTLHFNAFLDQRQTRERALQESAKPWASDPLVAAWLHSALGILAVYAGDPASGIRDYLLAFSAANNSGQLRHAIVSVSNAADAFATLGDLQASLEWGEQALELARRSAMAAMQGTALIQVGNTLRQLGRLQEAERMLLDAQHSLQPVAGSPTWQLTLHYLGELQLDLAKPAQALIYFGQQEAILANSGAAPMIMRTLRGQAKAYCDLGQYEQAMEKLRSALQMAQQQHSSNEIIDLLCIKAELCHRHQLAAPPESVEPNAHLHWLKQALQVAGTIDEFIVPSSLFDTIANAYAEAACFDQAFAYARAAAGAREQQHLADANNRAIAMQVRLDTERAKAEALHHLELAQTESRRAAALQEASQTLETLGSIGREITACLDSAAVFAALYRNVKQLLDVTSFCVYLLQQDGQGLHCPFALEEEAPINIADVPLDHPFALSARCARERQDIFINADGNDNVQSKIPDTLDTQSLLFTPLLVNERLLGVLSIQSLRPHAYAERERSIFRTLSAYGAIALDNASAYALAERERLAATLAREQADHALAELRLTQAKLVQSEKMASLGRLVAGVAHELNTPLGNGLVAASALEEQLQHLQQAVAQGHISLSEMREMLSDLQTAASIMHTSLARGAKLVQTFKQLAVEQSGARRHRFQLQEVLEPVLADFSARLQASPCQLRVLPYPALQLNSFPDVLADVLKRLLENAIQHAFHGRSQGQITLHCKQGSHTGLRILVQDDGNGIAAADLGKVFDPFFTTQFGQGSSGLGLHIAHNAVTQVLGGSLTVFSTPGRGSEFELDLPLVAPYNDRLD; this is encoded by the coding sequence ATGGACTTATATGCAAGCAAGCAAAGGGTGCAGGAATTGCACACCATGCTTGCCAATAACGGAGAGGGGACGCCGGTTTCGCCCCGCGATTTTGCGCTGTGGCAGGAATTGGCCTGGGCCTTGCGCGAGCGTGACCCGCAGCGCGCCTTGCAGATCCAAAAGCGCTTGCATGTGCCAGACTTGCTGCAGCAAGTCTCAACCGCCTTGCAAGTCCGTCATTGGCTCACCCAATCCTGTTTGCACTGTCTGGACGCACAAGTGCCGGCGGCGCTTTCCGCATTGCAGCAGGCGCGCGAATTGTTAGCGCACGCGCCGGATTTGCTGCTGGCGGGCGATTTGGCGTTTTGCCACGCATCCATCTTGCAAGAGCTTTCCCGCGCCGAGCAGCGCGATCAGGCGTTTGCCGACGCCGCCGCCGCCTGGCAAGAGGCCGGCGACGGACTGCGCGCCGCCGTGGCGCGCGCCAAAACCTTGCATTTCAACGCTTTCCTTGATCAACGCCAGACGCGCGAACGCGCCTTGCAGGAATCCGCCAAACCCTGGGCCAGTGATCCCCTGGTGGCGGCCTGGCTGCATAGCGCGCTCGGGATTTTGGCGGTGTATGCAGGTGATCCGGCCAGCGGCATCCGCGATTATTTGCTGGCCTTTAGCGCCGCCAACAACAGCGGCCAGTTGCGCCATGCCATTGTGTCAGTCAGCAATGCCGCCGACGCCTTCGCCACGCTGGGCGATTTGCAAGCATCGCTGGAGTGGGGCGAACAGGCGCTCGAATTGGCGCGCCGCAGCGCAATGGCGGCCATGCAGGGCACTGCCCTGATCCAAGTCGGCAATACTTTGCGGCAATTGGGCCGTTTGCAGGAAGCGGAACGCATGCTGCTGGATGCGCAACACAGCTTGCAACCGGTGGCCGGTTCCCCCACCTGGCAGCTAACCTTGCATTATCTGGGCGAATTGCAGCTGGATCTGGCCAAGCCGGCGCAAGCCCTGATTTACTTCGGCCAGCAGGAAGCGATCTTGGCCAACAGCGGGGCGGCGCCGATGATTATGCGCACCCTGCGCGGGCAAGCCAAAGCCTATTGCGATCTGGGACAGTATGAGCAGGCCATGGAAAAATTGCGCAGTGCGCTGCAGATGGCGCAGCAGCAGCACAGCAGCAATGAAATCATTGATCTGCTTTGCATCAAAGCCGAGCTGTGTCACCGCCATCAGTTAGCGGCGCCGCCCGAGAGCGTTGAGCCGAATGCCCATTTGCATTGGTTAAAACAAGCGCTGCAAGTCGCCGGCACGATTGATGAATTCATTGTTCCTTCCAGCCTGTTCGACACCATCGCCAACGCGTATGCCGAAGCGGCCTGCTTTGATCAAGCCTTCGCCTATGCGCGTGCGGCCGCAGGCGCGCGTGAGCAACAGCATCTGGCTGATGCGAATAACCGCGCCATCGCCATGCAAGTGCGGCTCGACACAGAGCGCGCCAAAGCGGAAGCGCTGCACCACCTGGAACTGGCGCAAACCGAATCACGCCGCGCCGCCGCTTTGCAAGAAGCCTCGCAAACACTGGAAACCCTGGGCAGCATCGGGCGTGAAATCACCGCCTGCTTAGACAGCGCTGCGGTGTTTGCCGCGCTGTACCGGAATGTCAAACAGTTATTGGATGTCACGTCGTTTTGCGTCTATCTCTTGCAACAAGACGGGCAGGGCTTGCATTGTCCCTTTGCGCTGGAAGAAGAAGCGCCGATCAACATCGCTGATGTGCCGCTGGATCATCCGTTTGCCTTGTCGGCGCGCTGCGCACGCGAGCGCCAGGATATTTTCATCAACGCCGACGGCAACGACAATGTGCAATCCAAAATCCCGGATACCCTGGATACGCAAAGCCTCTTATTCACGCCCTTGCTGGTGAATGAACGCTTGCTGGGCGTGTTGTCGATTCAATCGCTGCGCCCGCATGCTTATGCGGAGCGCGAACGTTCGATTTTCCGCACCCTGAGCGCATATGGCGCGATTGCTCTGGACAACGCCAGCGCCTACGCCCTGGCCGAGCGCGAACGGCTGGCCGCCACACTGGCGCGCGAACAGGCCGACCACGCGCTGGCGGAATTGCGTCTGACCCAGGCCAAGCTGGTGCAATCGGAAAAAATGGCGTCTTTAGGCCGTCTGGTGGCGGGCGTGGCGCATGAATTGAATACGCCGCTGGGCAATGGTCTGGTGGCGGCCTCGGCCTTGGAAGAGCAATTGCAACATCTGCAGCAAGCCGTGGCGCAAGGACATATCAGTCTGAGTGAAATGCGTGAAATGTTAAGCGACTTGCAGACCGCCGCCAGCATCATGCACACCAGTCTGGCGCGCGGGGCCAAGCTGGTGCAAACCTTCAAACAATTGGCGGTTGAGCAAAGCGGCGCGCGCCGTCATCGCTTTCAATTGCAGGAAGTGTTGGAGCCGGTGCTGGCCGACTTCAGCGCGCGCCTGCAAGCCTCTCCCTGTCAATTGCGGGTATTGCCTTATCCCGCGTTGCAACTCAACAGTTTTCCCGATGTGCTGGCCGATGTCTTAAAACGCCTGCTGGAAAATGCGATTCAACACGCCTTCCATGGCCGCAGCCAGGGACAGATTACGCTCCACTGCAAACAGGGCAGCCATACCGGCTTGCGGATTTTGGTGCAAGACGATGGCAATGGCATCGCCGCCGCCGATCTGGGCAAGGTGTTTGATCCTTTTTTCACCACCCAATTCGGCCAGGGCAGCTCGGGCCTGGGCCTGCACATTGCGCACAATGCCGTGACCCAGGTTTTAGGCGGCAGCCTGACTGTGTTTTCCACCCCGGGCCGGGGCAGTGAGTTTGAACTCGACTTGCCGCTGGTGGCGCCTTATAACGACCGCCTGGATTAA
- a CDS encoding cupredoxin family protein, whose amino-acid sequence MNKFLISAIALCALSNMAQAGGNHSHQHHASHTQHGAHAQMSSIGAPGAAKDVKRTVQIVMDDKMRFAPDKIEVRAGETLRLQVRNAGQLRHEFVLGQMAELQAHAEMMRQQPDMQHEEPNMLSLAGGASGEIIWRFGKSGTLDFACLIAGHFEAGMRGRVKVK is encoded by the coding sequence ATGAACAAATTTCTTATCAGCGCGATTGCGCTTTGCGCCTTGAGCAATATGGCGCAAGCCGGCGGCAATCATTCCCATCAGCACCACGCCTCGCACACTCAGCATGGGGCGCATGCGCAGATGTCAAGCATAGGCGCGCCCGGCGCCGCCAAAGATGTCAAGCGCACAGTGCAGATTGTGATGGATGACAAAATGCGCTTTGCGCCGGACAAAATCGAAGTGCGCGCCGGCGAAACCTTGCGTTTGCAAGTGCGCAACGCCGGTCAATTGCGGCATGAATTTGTGCTGGGCCAGATGGCGGAATTGCAAGCCCATGCCGAGATGATGCGCCAACAGCCGGATATGCAGCACGAAGAGCCGAATATGCTGAGTCTGGCCGGCGGCGCCAGCGGCGAAATCATTTGGCGCTTTGGCAAAAGCGGCACGCTCGATTTCGCCTGCCTGATTGCGGGACATTTTGAAGCCGGAATGCGCGGGCGGGTGAAGGTGAAATAA
- a CDS encoding copper oxidase — MDNNKRREFFKLAGKAGIAGGALASAAVAPAAMAGLPELVSQDKPDTQPPLTPPNGRPYNPVVTLNGWTLPWRMNQGVKEFHLVAEPVLRELGPGMVAHLWGYNGQSPGPTIEVVEGDKVRIFVTNRLPEATSVHWHGQRLPCGMDGVSGLTQKSIAPGKTFVYEFTARRPGTFMYHPHADEMTQLAMGMMGMWVTHPRQKHPLIDEVQRDYCFLLNAFDIEPGAKTPKIMTMLDFNLWCWNSRVFPGIAPLVARQHERVRIRIGNLTMTNHPIHLHGHEFMITGTDGGPTPKSARWYEITADIAVGQMRQLDFIADEVGDWALHCHKSHHTMNAMGHDVPTGIGVAQADLTQKIQRLLPDYMAMGERGMGDMGSMKMPLPDNTLPMMMGEGPFGSLEMGGMFTVLKVRKEQKAGDYSDPGWYQHPPGTVAHEWMGEAPPAHKAAPANTPGALELRAVKPGKKGGGHQH, encoded by the coding sequence ATGGACAACAATAAACGACGTGAATTTTTCAAGCTGGCCGGCAAAGCCGGGATTGCCGGCGGCGCCCTGGCCAGTGCGGCGGTGGCGCCGGCGGCGATGGCAGGCTTGCCGGAATTGGTCAGCCAGGATAAGCCGGACACCCAGCCGCCGCTGACGCCGCCCAATGGCCGTCCCTATAACCCGGTGGTGACGCTCAATGGCTGGACTTTGCCCTGGCGCATGAATCAGGGCGTGAAAGAATTTCATCTGGTGGCCGAACCGGTGTTGCGCGAACTGGGGCCTGGCATGGTGGCCCATCTGTGGGGCTATAACGGACAAAGTCCGGGGCCGACGATTGAAGTGGTGGAAGGCGATAAGGTGCGCATCTTCGTCACCAACCGCTTGCCCGAAGCCACCAGCGTGCACTGGCATGGCCAGCGCCTGCCTTGCGGCATGGACGGTGTTTCCGGTTTGACGCAAAAGTCGATCGCGCCGGGCAAAACCTTTGTCTATGAATTCACCGCGCGCCGCCCGGGCACCTTTATGTACCATCCGCACGCCGATGAAATGACGCAATTGGCAATGGGCATGATGGGCATGTGGGTCACGCATCCCAGGCAAAAACACCCCTTGATTGACGAAGTGCAGCGCGATTACTGCTTTTTGCTGAACGCCTTTGATATTGAGCCGGGCGCGAAAACGCCGAAGATCATGACCATGCTCGACTTTAATCTGTGGTGCTGGAATTCGCGCGTCTTCCCCGGCATTGCGCCGCTGGTGGCGCGTCAGCATGAGCGGGTGCGCATCCGCATCGGCAATCTGACCATGACCAATCACCCGATTCATTTGCACGGGCATGAATTCATGATCACCGGCACCGACGGCGGGCCGACGCCGAAAAGCGCGCGCTGGTATGAAATCACCGCCGATATTGCGGTAGGACAGATGCGCCAGCTTGATTTTATCGCCGATGAAGTTGGCGACTGGGCTTTGCATTGCCATAAAAGCCATCACACCATGAATGCGATGGGGCACGATGTGCCAACCGGCATCGGCGTGGCGCAGGCTGATTTGACGCAAAAAATCCAGCGCCTGTTGCCCGACTATATGGCCATGGGTGAGCGCGGCATGGGCGATATGGGCAGTATGAAAATGCCGCTGCCGGACAACACCCTGCCGATGATGATGGGCGAAGGCCCGTTTGGCTCCCTGGAAATGGGCGGCATGTTCACGGTGCTGAAGGTGCGCAAAGAGCAAAAAGCCGGCGATTACAGCGACCCCGGCTGGTACCAACACCCGCCGGGCACGGTGGCGCATGAATGGATGGGCGAGGCGCCGCCGGCGCACAAAGCGGCCCCGGCCAACACCCCCGGCGCGCTCGAATTGCGCGCCGTAAAACCGGGCAAAAAAGGCGGCGGCCATCAGCATTAA
- a CDS encoding TolC family protein, giving the protein MRRPRLLSAGLLAIAALSGCASAPNPQQALQGMNVAEFKQIPAAMHAPDSADIKQILSQPVSQEQAVRLALLGDPALHAMLAQATAAQAQYAQAGLPFSPGLGFERMRSADGLEIGRSISLSLFELLQWPARRQAQAQRQYRNQLQLAAQIASRIGEIRQSWVQAVAAEQQSRYAQDVLEFAQAGAELARRMQAAGNFSELQRAREHLFYAEAAQQAQQAQWQAEHSRAQLLRLLGLTPAQAASLKLPERLPDLPKTPRSADEVAQAASGLHLGLLIAKAELQAATSSNSALAGLELEGSLLRNSQEDGGKKKGFELHLRLPLFDAGALARQELSAQARAALLQMEAQQRGAQHQLQQAYAAYRSAWQLAHLQQSEILPLQQRILQQEQLRYNGMLTGVFDLMAQAREQAGAVREALKAQQQFWQQDAHLQQSLLGAADAAQGIATE; this is encoded by the coding sequence ATGAGGCGCCCGCGTCTCTTATCCGCCGGCCTGCTGGCCATCGCCGCCTTAAGCGGTTGCGCCAGCGCGCCCAATCCGCAGCAAGCATTGCAAGGCATGAATGTGGCCGAATTCAAGCAAATTCCCGCCGCCATGCATGCCCCGGATTCCGCCGACATCAAGCAAATCCTGTCCCAGCCTGTGAGCCAGGAACAGGCGGTGCGCTTAGCCCTGCTGGGCGATCCGGCCTTGCACGCCATGTTGGCCCAGGCCACAGCGGCGCAAGCGCAGTATGCGCAAGCCGGCTTGCCTTTTTCCCCCGGCCTGGGTTTTGAACGCATGCGCAGCGCCGACGGTCTGGAAATCGGCCGCAGCATCAGCCTAAGTCTGTTTGAATTGCTGCAATGGCCGGCGCGCCGGCAAGCGCAGGCGCAGCGGCAATACCGCAATCAATTGCAATTGGCGGCGCAAATCGCCAGCCGCATCGGCGAGATCCGGCAAAGCTGGGTGCAGGCGGTAGCGGCGGAACAGCAAAGCCGCTATGCGCAAGACGTGCTCGAATTCGCCCAGGCCGGGGCGGAATTGGCGCGCCGCATGCAAGCCGCCGGCAATTTTTCTGAATTGCAGCGCGCGCGCGAACATTTGTTTTACGCCGAAGCCGCGCAACAGGCGCAGCAAGCGCAATGGCAGGCAGAACACAGCCGCGCCCAACTGCTGCGCCTGCTTGGCTTGACGCCGGCGCAGGCGGCCAGCTTGAAACTGCCGGAGCGCCTGCCCGACTTACCCAAGACGCCGCGCAGCGCCGACGAAGTGGCGCAAGCCGCCAGCGGCCTGCACCTGGGCTTGCTGATCGCCAAAGCTGAGTTGCAAGCCGCAACATCCAGCAACAGCGCGCTGGCCGGACTGGAATTGGAAGGCAGTCTGCTGCGCAACAGCCAGGAAGATGGCGGCAAGAAAAAAGGCTTTGAATTACATCTGCGCCTGCCGCTGTTTGACGCCGGCGCTTTAGCGCGCCAGGAACTGAGCGCACAGGCGCGCGCCGCATTGCTGCAGATGGAAGCGCAGCAGCGCGGCGCGCAACACCAGTTGCAGCAAGCTTATGCCGCCTATCGCAGCGCCTGGCAATTGGCTCATTTACAGCAGAGCGAAATCCTGCCGCTGCAGCAGCGCATCTTGCAGCAAGAGCAATTGCGCTACAACGGCATGTTGACCGGGGTGTTTGATTTGATGGCGCAAGCGCGCGAACAGGCCGGCGCGGTGCGCGAAGCCTTAAAGGCGCAACAACAATTTTGGCAACAGGACGCACATCTGCAACAAAGCCTGCTGGGCGCAGCGGATGCGGCGCAAGGCATTGCGACGGAATGA
- a CDS encoding AarF/ABC1/UbiB kinase family protein: MAKKSETAPPTARLQRSAIGALAITRAGMRQLGHKARQITRSEEHKEQAQQEHEAELGRILFSALNQLKGTALKVSQMLSMEAGLLPESIRAQLAKACYQVTPLNRALVHKLFMREFGRAPQDLFAAFEAQACAAASLGQVHRARLHDGREVALKLQYPGIAASIASDIAMLHGLLQTFGRHVSLLPQPEVMNQVMREIELKLNEEIDYQHEAAQLEWFAAHVRLPGIVLPRLVPQFSSRTVLCMEYLQGQHLQEWLDGDPPQSARDAVGQLLFDWFLYSTFELGRVHADPHPGNFLILPDGRLGVLDFGCTRSLQPDFLLRLRHTWKLFLRLQACSDAAQQRSWAEQLYAAYCSLGLVQSRLDCASYCEKIQPLLAPIQAWQAQAFIHADADGFFDFSQKAPYPATNREAAEVMMAYLSEFDNDLMYFDRNYLGLMHLLTRLGARVKTRNRWLCTEEPAA; the protein is encoded by the coding sequence ATGGCGAAAAAGTCTGAAACTGCGCCACCTACCGCCCGGCTGCAGCGCAGCGCCATCGGCGCGCTCGCCATCACCCGCGCAGGTATGCGGCAATTGGGACATAAAGCGCGCCAGATCACGCGCAGTGAAGAGCATAAAGAACAGGCGCAGCAGGAACATGAAGCTGAATTGGGACGGATCTTATTCAGCGCCTTGAACCAGCTCAAAGGCACTGCGCTGAAAGTGTCGCAAATGCTGTCGATGGAAGCCGGTTTGTTGCCGGAATCGATCCGCGCGCAACTGGCCAAGGCTTGTTATCAGGTCACGCCGCTCAACCGCGCCCTGGTGCACAAATTGTTTATGCGCGAATTTGGCCGTGCGCCGCAGGATTTATTTGCCGCGTTTGAGGCGCAAGCCTGCGCCGCCGCCAGCCTGGGACAGGTGCACCGCGCGCGCCTGCACGATGGGCGCGAAGTCGCCTTGAAGCTGCAATATCCCGGCATCGCGGCCTCAATTGCAAGCGATATCGCGATGTTGCACGGTTTGCTGCAAACCTTTGGCCGTCATGTCAGCCTGTTGCCGCAGCCGGAGGTGATGAATCAGGTCATGCGTGAAATCGAACTCAAATTGAATGAGGAAATCGACTACCAGCATGAAGCCGCGCAGCTGGAATGGTTTGCCGCCCATGTGCGCCTGCCCGGAATTGTGCTGCCGCGCCTGGTGCCGCAATTTTCCAGCCGCACGGTGTTGTGCATGGAATATTTGCAGGGACAGCATCTGCAGGAATGGCTGGATGGCGATCCGCCGCAAAGCGCGCGCGATGCCGTGGGGCAATTGCTGTTTGACTGGTTTTTGTATTCCACCTTTGAATTGGGACGGGTGCACGCTGATCCGCATCCGGGCAATTTCCTGATCTTGCCGGATGGGCGCTTGGGCGTGCTGGATTTTGGCTGCACGCGCAGTTTGCAGCCGGACTTTTTATTGCGCCTGCGCCATACCTGGAAACTGTTTTTACGCCTGCAGGCGTGCAGCGATGCGGCGCAACAGCGCAGCTGGGCGGAACAATTGTATGCCGCCTATTGCAGCCTGGGGCTGGTGCAAAGCCGGCTGGATTGCGCCAGCTATTGCGAAAAAATCCAGCCGCTGTTAGCCCCGATTCAAGCCTGGCAGGCGCAAGCCTTTATTCATGCCGATGCGGATGGTTTTTTTGATTTTTCGCAAAAAGCGCCCTACCCCGCAACCAATCGCGAAGCCGCCGAAGTGATGATGGCGTATTTGTCAGAATTTGATAATGATCTGATGTATTTTGACCGCAATTATCTGGGCTTGATGCATTTGCTCACCCGCCTCGGGGCGCGCGTGAAAACGCGCAATCGCTGGCTGTGCACTGAGGAGCCTGCAGCCTGA
- a CDS encoding TetR/AcrR family transcriptional regulator produces the protein MKTSKSQQEKTRQKILRAAIDCFTADGYEGATMKDVARAAGVGDATLYKYFPSKEQLLLGYFEDVSQIALKETLETPDFDSFSLQERLQRLLDAIFWQLEQEKPFIEVCRRVFAASPLLLMRDQIPGQAHIKQTVIAFLQQAQDAGEIAECAFKPLIGTLFMDYLLLLVVYWLNDKSDEYADTTQLTELTLEILVLLLASGLINKVTELGSFILRNQLARVLRSGSGLFDVLKLAKRSLGG, from the coding sequence ATGAAAACCAGCAAATCGCAACAGGAAAAGACCCGGCAAAAGATTTTACGCGCCGCGATTGATTGCTTCACCGCCGATGGCTATGAGGGCGCAACCATGAAAGATGTGGCGCGTGCGGCTGGCGTGGGCGACGCCACCTTGTACAAATATTTTCCCAGCAAAGAGCAATTATTGCTCGGCTATTTTGAAGATGTGAGCCAGATCGCGCTCAAGGAAACGCTGGAAACCCCGGATTTTGACAGCTTCAGCTTGCAAGAGCGCCTGCAACGCCTGCTGGATGCGATTTTCTGGCAGCTGGAGCAGGAAAAACCCTTCATCGAAGTCTGCCGCCGCGTCTTCGCCGCTTCCCCCTTGCTCTTGATGCGCGACCAGATTCCGGGACAGGCGCACATAAAGCAGACGGTGATTGCATTTTTGCAGCAAGCTCAGGATGCGGGTGAAATTGCAGAGTGCGCCTTCAAACCCCTGATTGGCACGCTGTTTATGGATTACCTCTTGCTGCTGGTGGTGTATTGGCTCAATGACAAATCGGATGAATATGCCGACACCACCCAGCTGACCGAATTGACGCTGGAAATTCTGGTCTTGCTGCTGGCCAGCGGTTTGATTAATAAAGTGACAGAACTTGGCAGCTTCATCTTGCGTAATCAATTAGCGCGTGTGCTGCGCTCAGGTTCAGGCCTGTTTGATGTGTTAAAGCTGGCCAAGCGCAGCCTGGGAGGCTGA